From a region of the Calliphora vicina chromosome 4, idCalVici1.1, whole genome shotgun sequence genome:
- the LOC135958145 gene encoding zinc finger protein 572-like: MSEIVIKTEKDEELEDVKPVLVIKEGGGGGVSGSAGDGGGVSASSSVVANVGPKAIAIEKTQAALKVANEAKQLNLRLREQQPQRQQQQQQPHSTNQIGKRASSTALEHLQADKNDTTNLPYKVGNKRYRVQTPVRYAKQINTPTPPPLLRPPPPLAAPTDPSKCGEIFVTNNARKWTFVCTFCQKTTRDIGEFVCHIKYKHMTDQYQEDEDYEGEDIATQQQEELNDEFTSRQDDNYTNHDQDYFDCTNYLDVNVHTEADELSTNNGVKAKANAKSLRPSTTKPDNQSWPMQKSKYVVDLLDDDDDDQDNATEAHDDSYQKTELFDYEMEEDEDGVEIVDDDNDELEAMEDDKLLFLRSSSIEDAAGDVGGGGGKSGSKKYRSHVRGKAYCNLCDKTFQYYSLYRNHMIKHSNVTPYKCQYCSKAFKSKQAIRYHMNTHTKEVQYTCPLCPMTYGTENQFITHVLNHESDTCFPCMVCAKILKSDQARDEHLSTHSEERPFGCGFCNKRFRQKHHLSNHLKLHCHYRCDFCKEEFSSTQTQRRPYACPLCEEYPEVRIQVEKQRSKTLNNSDVNPLEITYEKQDPADTTECVDLATDEEDVESETSTSLLVGANGQKRITCQYCPRSYKQNSALNYHMRQKHPHIIREMK; encoded by the exons ATGTCGGAAATTGTAATAAAGACGGAAAAAGATGAGGAACTTGAAGATGTGAAACCAGTGCTAGTAATAAAAGAAGGCGGCGGTGGTGGTGTTAGTGGTTCTGCTGGTGATGGCGGTGGTGTTAGTGCTAGTTCTAGTGTTGTTGCAAATGTGGGCCCAAAAGCAATTGCTATAGAAAAAACCCAAGCGGCCCTAAAAGTGGCAAACGAAGCCAAGCAATTAAATCTCAGATTAAGGGAACAACAGCCACAgaggcagcagcagcagcagcaaccacACAGCACAAATCAAATTGGCAAAAGAGCCAGTAGTACTGCGCTGGAACATTTGCAGGCAGATAAAAATGACACCACCAATTTACCCTACAAAGTGGGCAATAAACGTTATCGGGTACAAACACCCGTACGTTatgcaaaacaaataaatacccCTACGCCGCCGCCTCTGTTACGACCACCACCACCACTAGCTGCCCCTACTGATCCTTCGAAATGCGGTGAAATATTTGTTACTAACAATGCCAGAAAATGGACTTTTGTTTGCACTTTTTGCCAAAAGACCACCCGGGATATAGGAGAATTTGTGTGCCACATTAAATATAAACACATGACGGACCAATACCAGGAAGATGAGGACTATGAAGGCGAAGATATTGCAACACAACAACAAGAGGAGCTAAATGATGAGTTTACCAGCCGCCAGGATGATAACTACACTAATCACGATCAAGAt TATTTCGATTGTACCAACTATTTGGATGTAAATGTACACACTGAGGCCGATGAACTGTCTACTAATAATGGCGTAAAGGCAAAAGCAAATGCAAAATCTTTGCGCCCATCGACTACAAAACCAGACAACCAAAGTTGGCCAATGCAGAAAAGTAAATATGTGGTAGATTTattggatgatgatgatgatgaccaGGATAATGCTACAGAAGCCCATGATGACTCGTACCAGAAAACAGAGCTGTTTGATTATGAAATGGAGGAGGATGAGGATGGTGTGGAGATAGTAGACGATGACAACGATGAATTGGAGGCCATGGAAGATGATAAATTACTATTTCTAAGATCAAGCTCTATAGAAGATGCCGCAGGAGatgttggtggtggtggtggcaaGAGTGGCAGCAAGAAATATCGCTCACATGTTAGGGGTAAGGCCTATTGTAATTTATGCGACAAAACGTTTCAATACTATTCGCTCTATCGCAATCACATGATTAAACATTCCAATGTAACGCCCTACAAATGTCAGTACTGCAGCAAAGCCTTCAAATCCAAACAGGCCATACGCTATCACATGAATACCCATACCAAGGAGGTGCAATACACATGTCCACTCTGTCCCATGACCTATGGTACggaaaatcaatttattacccaTGTCCTAAATCACGAAAGTGACACTTGTTTTCCCTGCATGGTGTGTGCGAAAATCCTAAAGAGCGATCAAGCTCGCGACGAACATTTGTCCACACATTCGGAAGAGCGTCCGTTTGGTTGTGGCTTCTGCAACAAACGTTTTCGTCAAAAGCATCATCTATCGAATCATTTGAAATTGCATTGTCACTATCGCTGTGATTTCTGCAAAGAGGAATTCTCCTCAACACAAACCCAACGGCGTCCCTATGCTTGTCCCCTGTGCGAAGAGTATCCCGAGGTCAGAATACAGGTGGAGAAACAACGTTCGAAAACGTTAAACAATAGCGATGTTAATCCATTGGAAATAACATATGAAAAACAAGATCCTGCCGACACAACGGAATGTGTGGATTTGGCAACGGATGAAGAGGACGTTGAGAGCGAGACCAGCACCAGTCTGTTGGTGGGAGCAAATGGTCAAAAGCGTATCACATGCCAATATTGTCCACGCTCCTATAAACAAAACAGTGCTCTTAATTATCATATGAGacaaaagcatccccatattaTTAGAGAAATGAAGTAA